The stretch of DNA CCTATTTTGTCGAAAAAATCTTTTATCAAGCGAATCGCTACAGCACGGAACAGCTCGACCAGGTCTTTTCTTTGCTTTTGGAAGCCGATCAACAGCTTAAATCGAGTGCGCAAAAGCCGGAATTAATTTTGCAGCTTTTGGTGATGGAAATCGTGACCCTCGGGCGTAAAAACGAATAAGACGGTTGATTCGATGGCTAAGGGAAAAGACAGCGTTTATTCCGATTATTTCGATTTCGATGCTTTGCCCGATGAGGAGCTGATCCGGCTTTTTCAAAACGACGAATTGGCCGCCTATGATACGTTGGTCCGCCGATACCGCGACCAGCTCTACCTGTTTGCCTATCGATTTTTGGGCAACCAGCAGGAAGCGGAAGACGTGGTTCAGGAGACTTTTCTACGGCTTTTCCGCAAGCGCCACGCCTATCGACAGATTGCTAAATTTTCCACATGGATTTACACCATAGCCGGAAATCTTGCCAAAACCGAATTGCGAAGGCGCAAACGCCGCCGCCTCGTCTCCATCAATGATATGGGGTTCGACGAAAAAGAATTCGAAATCGAAGACGAGGGAATGGATACGGAACGCGAAGCGGACTCGTCCATGACCGACAAGCTGATTCAACAGGCCATTTCCGAACTTTCTCCGCGCTTCCGCGAAGTGATCATTTTACGAGATATTCAGGAACTTTCGTATGAAGAGATAGGTTCTATACTGCGAATTCCGCTCGGCACGGTCAAATCACGGGTGAATCGGGCAAGGTTGAAACTGCAGGCCAAGCTGAAAGCGATCAAACCGGAAAACAAGTAATGGAGGTGTGCATGTCCCTTTGCAACAGAGTGCAAAAGTTGTTTTCGGCATATCATGAGGGCGAATTGGCAGAGGATCAAAGGATTGCATTCGAGCAGCATTTGGAGGAGTGCTCCAGATGTCGGGAAAATTTTTCTGCTTTCCAGGTTGTCTGCCGCCGCCTGAAAGAACTGCCGAAACCTAAGCCCACCCCCTATTTTGACGCTGCCTTGTATTATCGCGTACGTCGTGAACAGAGTCATGCATCCCGCTATACCGTTTTCCCAGTGCCTTCGTGGAGGACCGTTCCAGTCTTTGCAGCTGCGGCGGTTCTGCTCGTTTTTCTCGGCGCTCAGCTGCAGAAAGCGGCTATGGACAAACAAATACGCGAGCTGGCGGCGCTCAACGATTTGCTGCGACAAAATGCCGAGGCTTCCGCACATTTCGTCGTTACGCAAATTGATACCACGGCTAATCGCATCAAGGTCATCAAATACGTCAACACCCGACCTGCAGGCGTTGAATGGGTTAATTATCCTGCTCAAGCGAGCCGCAGAACGCTCATTGATCGTGACGCCGACGGCTATCCTGACCTGCGGCGGGCACCCAGACCTGCGACCGGCCTTTTCTCTCCCCCGTCCTCTGAGTTGAACGGAGCGCGCGTTATTCAGGCAAGCCAGTATCAGTTCTAATTCGACGCGAATATGAGACGTAGATCTTTATTGGTTTTCATTCTTTTCCTATCACCCTCACCGCTGCTTTTCGGCTTTGGCAAGTCTTCGGCAGACGAAACCGTAAAGCGGCACATCAACCGTTTAATTCGGATTGTGCAAAATGCCGTAGTTCCGATCTATGTCGAGTTGGAAGCGGGGCAAAACGATCAAGTGGAATTTGCCAATTTCGGCTACGGCGTCAAGTTGGAGAACAATGTTATACTTGCACCGCTGACTCTATTCAGCGGCAGCAAAACTATTTTTGTACAAGACGGCACGAGCAAGAGGATCTCAGCTAAACTAATCGGCTGGGATAGCAGCAAGAGCATTGCAATATTGGCCTGCGATTCTTTGTCTTTCAATGCTGCGCTGACCATGCGTGACGCGCAAGATACTGTCGAGCCTCAGGAGCCCCTCCTTATCCTCATTCCCTTTCCAGGTCAAAATCCTTCAGTAGCCATCGGCACCCTGCACCAAGCGGAAGGCGAACGCCTGATCGTCTCGGGTTTTCCTTCTTTGGGAATCGAAAGCGGCGCTCTCGTCGATTTCAACGGCAAATTTGTCGGGTGGATTTTTACACGCCAAGTTCTCTCTTTCGAAGGTTCTGAAGAAGAAGCATTTGTTGCTTATTCGGCTCAGTCCCTGCGGCCGACCATTGACCAGGCGATTCGTCACGCTTCCAGACCCAAAGGATATCTCGGTGTTGTGGTAGTGGATTGGCCGAGTCAATTGGGCGGCGCGCACATTCGTCAGGTCAGTCTCGGCAGCCCGGCAGCGCTTTCGGGACTGCAGGTTGGCGACATCATTCTCAGCATCAACAATCGTAAAGTTGCCAACGCTTATGATTTGTACCGCGAAATGCAAATGTACGCCGCCGGCGACACCATCGATCTGCGTATTTTGCGTGCTTATGATATCGTTTCGTTTTCCGTCATTTTGGATTCCCTCAAAGGTACGGCTTTAAACGCAACTTACCTGCCGGTCAGCAGCTTCAGAGAGTTTTCCGGCCGCAATCCGCAATTGATTCAAGAACGCATCCGTCAACTCGAAAACGAAATCTCACGTCTCCGTCGCTTCCTCAGATAACCTCACCGCCGGAAAATCCGTTTGACTTTTTTCTAATTTTTCATTAGTTTAAAAAGCTTTTGAACCAATACATGAGGGTTACAATGGGCAAGGACAAATCTTTCAGCGCTAAATTGGCCAAAGCGGCCGGAACCAATATTCCACATTGCAAAGTCTGCGGCGAAGCTTTTCGCTTTACGAAAATCATCGAAACCAAAAAGGACCCCGACAGCGGACACTTTGGTTTTCGTGAAACGATTGTTTCAGTCTGCAAGTGCAACGCCCAGGAAGTGAATGCTTGAGCGGCCTGCCTAAGCAAATTATTTTGGCCACTCGCAACCGCGACAAAGTTTTAGAGATTAAAGCGCTTTTGCGCGATTTACCGATCGAAATTCGTTCTTTGGCAGACCTTTCCGAGCTGGAAATAGAAGAGGATCAGGACACCATCCAGGGCAATGCGGAAAAAAAAGCCCGCAGGCTCTTCGAATCCTTTCATATTCCCTCGCTGGCCGACGATACCGGCTTGGAAGTAGATGCTTTGGGAGGCGCGCCGGGGGTCTATTCAGCAAGATATGCCGGTGATAAAGCCTCTTATGAAGAAAATGTCGACAAACTTCTTAAAGAATTATCGGGCGTGCCCCTCGAACAGCGAACCGCTCGTTTCCGCACGGTGATGGCGTTTGCTTACGAGGGCGGCATTCTGTTCAGTGAAGGTGTCTGCGAAGGATTGATCCTCTTTGAACGGCGCGGCAACGGCGGTTTTGGGTATGATCCAGTTTTTTATTATCCGCCGCTCCAGAAAACTTTTGCCGAGCTGACGCTGGAAGAGAAAAACAGCGTCAGCCACCGCAGCATTGCCCTCCAAAATATGAAAATGCTGTTGAATCGTCTGTACGGGGCGTAGCGCAGTCCGGTTAGCGCGTCTGCTTTGGGAGCAGAAAGTCGAGAGTTCAAATCTCTCCGCCCCGACTTTTCCTCAATTGGGCGCCGGATGATAGG from candidate division KSB1 bacterium encodes:
- a CDS encoding sigma-70 family RNA polymerase sigma factor, coding for MAKGKDSVYSDYFDFDALPDEELIRLFQNDELAAYDTLVRRYRDQLYLFAYRFLGNQQEAEDVVQETFLRLFRKRHAYRQIAKFSTWIYTIAGNLAKTELRRRKRRRLVSINDMGFDEKEFEIEDEGMDTEREADSSMTDKLIQQAISELSPRFREVIILRDIQELSYEEIGSILRIPLGTVKSRVNRARLKLQAKLKAIKPENK
- a CDS encoding zf-HC2 domain-containing protein, with translation MSLCNRVQKLFSAYHEGELAEDQRIAFEQHLEECSRCRENFSAFQVVCRRLKELPKPKPTPYFDAALYYRVRREQSHASRYTVFPVPSWRTVPVFAAAAVLLVFLGAQLQKAAMDKQIRELAALNDLLRQNAEASAHFVVTQIDTTANRIKVIKYVNTRPAGVEWVNYPAQASRRTLIDRDADGYPDLRRAPRPATGLFSPPSSELNGARVIQASQYQF
- a CDS encoding PDZ domain-containing protein: MRRRSLLVFILFLSPSPLLFGFGKSSADETVKRHINRLIRIVQNAVVPIYVELEAGQNDQVEFANFGYGVKLENNVILAPLTLFSGSKTIFVQDGTSKRISAKLIGWDSSKSIAILACDSLSFNAALTMRDAQDTVEPQEPLLILIPFPGQNPSVAIGTLHQAEGERLIVSGFPSLGIESGALVDFNGKFVGWIFTRQVLSFEGSEEEAFVAYSAQSLRPTIDQAIRHASRPKGYLGVVVVDWPSQLGGAHIRQVSLGSPAALSGLQVGDIILSINNRKVANAYDLYREMQMYAAGDTIDLRILRAYDIVSFSVILDSLKGTALNATYLPVSSFREFSGRNPQLIQERIRQLENEISRLRRFLR
- the rdgB gene encoding RdgB/HAM1 family non-canonical purine NTP pyrophosphatase, translating into MSGLPKQIILATRNRDKVLEIKALLRDLPIEIRSLADLSELEIEEDQDTIQGNAEKKARRLFESFHIPSLADDTGLEVDALGGAPGVYSARYAGDKASYEENVDKLLKELSGVPLEQRTARFRTVMAFAYEGGILFSEGVCEGLILFERRGNGGFGYDPVFYYPPLQKTFAELTLEEKNSVSHRSIALQNMKMLLNRLYGA